In Heteronotia binoei isolate CCM8104 ecotype False Entrance Well chromosome 1, APGP_CSIRO_Hbin_v1, whole genome shotgun sequence, the genomic window aggttgttgtgaggataaaatggatcccattgaggagaaaggcgagatatacatttttaaaaaaattctactgCATCTTCTCATTTTTCAGCTTTACAAAAACAGAAAGTCCTTCTCTCTGCTTCGGACTTCCACCCATGATCAGGGACTTGTAGACAGCCAGCCAACAGTATGTGGATTTCCCCACATTCAGTTCCCTCCCACCacagtcccttttgcccctggaaaCAATTACTGCTGTAGCTATAGGACCTACAGGGATGAATAACTGCACAGTTTGGgacagggtggtggtggcttcagtgaggagggagaagaggtTGAAAAGTGTCCCTTCTTTTGTCAGTGGAGCTTACACTTGCCCCTTTCCCATTCTCACTGCAGCTCCCCCCCCACAAGCCCCTGGGGCTGTTTGTCTTTGAGGGTCCTGCAAACCCAGGGATAATCTTTCCAGGTCAAAAGGACATCTGGTGTggaagaaagggggagaaagaaCATGAGAAGAATCAACCTTACTCTAACAGTTGGTGTGGTACAAGCCAATAGTTCCATGGTTGATGGACATCTCTGGTTTAGATGATAGAAGACTAAGAGGGCAGCCCAGGATCAGATATGGCCAGCCAAAGACACATAGCACCTGATGGCCATTCAGTGACCAAGGCACAATGAAGTGTTTTCCTCAGTAAGGAAAATATCTTCAAGCTGCAAAAGGAGGATACCAGATGCCACTGCCCCATCTCTCTTTGATTATGGAGGCAACTAAATGTAGGTAAAACAAAGCCTTTGATAACCAGAAAACTTTTAATATAAATGGGCAGCAGCTTTATTATGGGTCCCAGACAACAACGAGGGGCTCAGTTTCTGTGGCAAGATACACTTTCAGCTCTAGCACAGGAGAGGAACTTAACAACTCTGTAGGAAGCTTTGATACAATGGCTTTTGAATACGACGATTCATCACAAAGACACATTCATGTCAGCAGCCTTTTCTCCTACTGCAGAATAAGACTGGTGATCGTTTGCTTGTAGGAGGAACATTTTACTGTGCTGTAAGACAACACTAGTCTGGCTGCTCCCTGACAAACTGCCAAGCAACTGCTATGGATGTTGTGGAGGGGCACCTTTGAAGACTGTATCTTCTATGGACAGTTTTTCTAAACAGAACACATTTTGAGGTTGCATTTAACAGAAACATCATCAATATCGGCAGGAATGCTTCTTTTGTACAACTTACCGTAAATTGCTTTCATCCATACAAAGTATATAATCAAACGTCAGGAAATCATCCTTTGTAATCTAAAATACAACAAACATGTTTGAAGACTATTAAAGCAGAGAGCACATCACTggcacagaattccaaatgtatATGCATAGGTAAATAGGAATTTTACATTATAAGTTGCATATATATTTGTGGAAGTGTGGTttcaaacaaagaaaaaaaattctaagTATCACTGGAACTTCTGTAAAATCCGAAGTTCTGCATTCATTGTAAGAGATGCTCATATGGGCTATTTCAAAAACTGTAAGAACTGGTCTCTTGCAAGTATGCATGTAGTCGAAAACTTATGCCCCACTTTCTTATGAACAACTATTTCAGACAGAGAATCATGAGTAGCTGATTTTTAAGAATTACAAAAAATGAGCAGGCCACTGGGTAATTAACTGTGTTAAAAGCACATGCTAGAGAGAATAAAGTCTGCTAAGACTTGAAAGTGTCTCCTGCTTTGTGTAAAAAAAAGGTTCCGCTTATCAAATGATTTTCCAGATGTGTCTTGGCTTTCCCTTCATGAGGAAGGTAGCTGTTCAACTAGACGGAAACTCTTCCCCCACATACAAATGTGGATCTATGGATTGAGTCATGCATGCTGGGTGGTTTCAAATCACCCAAAGGTTGCTGACAGGCCTAGATCCACCAACCTCCAGGTtgcaatctcctgctattacaatcgACCATCAGATGAtcaagattagttcccctggaaaaaattgtTAGTGTGGAGGATGGgctctaaggcattataccccaaaAAGGTATGTAAGTTTTTTGGGCAGCAACATTCCTCTTGAGACCCTCTTGGGGCAGGTCCTATTGTTCAAAGTTTGGTGGGGTGAACAGGTCAGAGTGATATATTCCTTAGGCATGCCTAAAGCAGATCTTTAGTTACTGACCTAAGCTTGGAAAAATTTTATTGATTCCTGTACATAtctggaaaaagaggaagaggcaaGAGAGCACTTATTTCAGACAATAAATGAACTTGCACCTGGGTATCTGGTACCTTCTTTAGATGCTTACCTAACACAACTCTTCAAACAATTTCACACACCAAACATTCTTTAAAGAGTATATAAAGCTAGAAGGAAGAATAATGGTCTGTCCTGCTTAGTGGGGGAATATGAACTATGTTATGTTGTATTACATGTGCATGTTTTTTGctgaagtgtttttaaaaattatatataaactattttaaatgctgctttagTATAAAGAATTTTAatgctgaaatgttttaatgtgtgCTACCTTGATGACCTTATTTGGGTGGGAATGTGATATAGAAAGGTTTTAAATATTCAAGAAATTCCTGGAACATAGCTACTAATACAAAGGAGATATTAAAGGTTCCCACCGTTGGGCTTCTTTCAAATTATGTTAAAGAAAATATTCACAGAGAACATTCTGATCCATTGACAGTCATAGGTAGGTGTATTATATCTTAACTATAGCTAAAAATTTAACTGCTAAATACTGGAAAAAAATCTCAAAATGCtaccaacatttttaaaaagcaccagaattgTTTAATTGCTGAGGAGGAAATCAAATATATGCTGCATTGTGTAGGTAAATACGAGCTAAGGGAGCATAAGATCTGTGAAAGGCATTAGTGTAGCTGAAAAAACTTCATTCAAAGGACTACTCAGTATTTCTAAAGGCAGAGTGAAGGTAACAGAATATTTTACATAATACAAAAGCTGGAAGCATGACCTCACCTAAGAAAGGTCAGGCCTTGAAAGGAATGTTTGAAAACTGAAACAGAACAACTGAAAAAAGTTACATGCATTTTTTTGAAATACGCAATTAAAACATTATATTCTCCTttagcttctttctcttcttcatgCTTAGCAAGGAGACTGTAGTATGTACTCTGAGAAATGGCAGAACATAAGCACTGATGTCACACAAGCATTGATGTCACTCAAGAACCAAGTCTATTTAACTTGCTATTAAATGACTGGAATCAGGAAGTATTAGAACGACTGGAGTCTATGAAGTAGCCAAATATAAAGAGGACACCAAAATTACTCATGGCAAGAACATATGCAGACTGCAAAGAGCTCCAGAATGCCACTGTCCAAACTGGATAAATGGTCAACAAAATAACAAATGAGATTCAGTGTAAATCTGAATCCCGCCCCCCCTGCCCAATCACTGGGCTGGATCCACACACAGTACCATGAGCAGCATAAAACTCACAGAATATGACTTTCTCTTATCCCCTGTCCTGCTGCAGCCCACAAATCCCCCTGAACTTTGCTTCTGGGGATTAATGAATAGTACAGTGGGGAAAACAAGGGCTTGCAGTGTGTGCATGTGGTGGGTTAAGGGAGACCGGCAAAAATAATATAAATACCATTAAGCTGGTGGTGGAACAGCATCTGAATCCAACCCGCTCTTCTAAACACTCAGGTTAGAGCCTTAAAAGGCACTAGAAACTGGGTACATCTGACTTATCATAAAGATGCTATTAACAACTTAGTTAATACGTCGTATTTGCATGTGAACACACCCATTACCAGGACTAGACAATAATTACAGCATAAGACACTCCCATTATTTCTGCCAAACAATGAAACAGACTCTTTCTACCTGTCGTGCAATATGGGCCGTCTCAACGCCATGGTTTCTTAAACAGCTTAAAGCCCTTGCATCTGGGGAGCGCCCCACGTTCCAGTCAGAAACAGCAGCACTGTCTATCATCCACTGTGAACAACAATACACATGCATTTAAATAAACATTGGTACAGTACCTGCCTGGCAATATGATTCATGGTAATGCCATGTTTCCGCATGCAATTCTGGCCCCGATAATCTGGAGGGTTTCCTATTTCATATGTAGACGTTGCTGCACTGTCTATCCTCCACTACAGAAAGACAAATACAAATATTTACATTTCCCTTATAATGCTAAGAGAAGTATTGCTTCAGAGGACAGAAACAAAAATGTACCTTGTTTTCAGCATTCTGATCAATTACGAGTCTTCTGAATACAGCTTCTGCTATAGGTGATCGACAAATATTCCCTGCAGGAAACAAAAATATAAGGATTTAgtataattttaaaatacagacCTGTACCTCTGACAGCCAAAAAATTCCCAATAGTTACAGAAGCAGAGAAGGTAAACTGGCATAGTTCTAGGGTACTGTGACAGCCACacagctgtttaaagggactgcgcaagACAACCTAAAACAGTTGGGCAGCAGGAAGCAAGCTGCTCCCTATCGCTCAggtgtttttcaggctttctgcagaCCCAGTTGAAAAGGACCGAAAAGACATGGAGGTTTGCAGGGCCATGAATCACAAACCAATTTAGTTCATGAACAAACCTCCTGGTTTGGTTCAGGATTCAGTTTGTGGTCCGACCATGaaacacaaactgaaccacattgtCACAACTCCCTCTCTAAATGTATATAATGCTGCCACCAAGAATTTAATTCCAAGCACTTTATTTAACGTTCCTCACTTAActgtgcccaagctctaaggcttcttcattggactatgtggccctgaggatgagactcttataATTTAATATCATAGAACTCaaggttaatataaaacaaaacaaaactttatttgtaaAATATgcatattggtttcaagatgtttatcgCTTAATTCTACAGTAAATAATTTCTGATTGAGGTATCACTCACTTCACGTtctcactctcaaatcctcctttctcttcctagctcaactttctgacagcttctgtctctcaagTTATTATAATAttctgacaatattaggttttggctctctatcTAGCCCCTAAAGTATTTTACTTTTCTTCTCTAGAttcttaatgcctttcacagcactagtatgggattctaattggaagactgcttctcagactctgtagaTTGCTGATTGGCCAGAACTGACTGTTAACTGCTGTCTGACTTCTGTCTCCACACATACCGTacatcttagctccacccacattCTCTCAGTCaccaatcacctcactcattccccctctttcaccccctcctttttctactgcaacttaccaacaattaaaggaatacacatatataaattcaaatcattacatGCATTTTCCCAGTCTTGCCCTTCTCTACTCAAAAATAGCAACCCTATGGACAGCGGAGAAGGAATCCCACCCACCTTTCCTCCTAGCTTCCCTGATTGTGGAACACTGATAAAGCAACAGTGCCCCAAGAATCAGTTTTCCATGCTCTTAAAGAAAAAAACAGCCACTCATGTTTGAGCAGGGTGGATAAAAAttaatgataaaataaaaaaaaaataaaaaaaaaatcagatttttaaaatttaaatcggattttaaaaataaaatgctttttgaggaaaatatattatcatccaaaggttattccatcatgaaacaagaattctttttaaattctgaagcataaggctgtatatGCATGCAATATTTGaattttttggtaataaattctattaatccattcacaatgtcatgctcttccagaggtttctgtaagattactgggcagtttttctgtctacaagatattatcacagaacacagatgcttggttttgcagttctcaaaaacgtaatttgtgtctgcagagatcacatgcctcttctacacagcaaaaatgttataaaatgaacaaaaagaccttaatctcattgttctacaaacctatgtacacagaatcaaccccttaagtgttaagtttcaaaaagttcaatgaatagaaaaagaCTGCTTGAagtggaatagatctgcacaagaagaaTTTAATTGTGAGGAGGCAGGGGCAAGCAGTAAATATGAAGGTGAAACTTCTTGAGCAGAATATTCCACaagactttggatcttttgtgtgtataacacgaggtttatcacattattctttccctggagaaaacctataatggcagcaggccgtaaaagagacccagtttgggaatattttaatgaagttcctCTACCTATTGGTAAGCCAGGCATGTGTGCAAAATGCAAACAGTGCAACAAAGAAATGCAAGGCCTGGTGGCCCGAATGAGACAACATCATGAGAAGTGCTAGGATGAAGATGACAACAAACATGTTTGAACAGGCAGGATCTTCAGGttggtaaacatttttatttaatcatcatatttcttattattactgcatgttactgtcattttgatacagttatgaagaaaagcaaatattccTTTTTGGGTAGTGCTGCATGACAATGAATACAATAAGCAGAAATTGTATcaataataaaataacagcactgattatttttttttgtttaggggAATTCATCATCAACACTAAGGATTCTGGAACCTATCTGCCTTCAACATCACCATCCTCCTGTTCTACAGTTTCAGAGTTATCTATCCAGGATAGTGTTTCAGTTGCACCATATACGTCATTATCAGACACCCGCAGTATATCacctaaaagaaataaaaaacccTTCCCTCATGGAACCACCATAGATAAGTTTTTGATAAAAACCAGCAGATTAGAAAAAGAGTTAACTGACGAAAAAACTGCCTAGTTTGTTTATGCAACAAACTCTTCTTTCCGTCTGACTGAGAGCCCGCAGTTCATTAATATGGTTCAATCACTGAGACCAGGATGCAGTCCACCCAGCAGAGCAGATGTTGAAGGGAAACTGCTGGATAAAGTGTATGATAGAGAAATGGAGCAATGTGCAACAGCTCTGGAGGGTAAAATTGTTAACCTAAGTCTTGATGGGTGGAGTACTGTCCACAATGATCCAGTTGTATGTGCTTGTATGACAACAGAAGAAGGGAAAGTCTTCCTTGCACAAACAATTGAAACGTCAGTAAATGCACACACAGCAGAATACTTACAGGACGTGGCAGCAAAACATGTATACAACAACATGTAAACAAAAATTCAAATGTCCAGTA contains:
- the ACP1 gene encoding low molecular weight phosphotyrosine protein phosphatase isoform X2, with the translated sequence MAAEVKSVLFVCLGNICRSPIAEAVFRRLVIDQNAENKWMIDSAAVSDWNVGRSPDARALSCLRNHGVETAHIARQITKDDFLTFDYILCMDESNLRDLKRKSNQIQNCKARIELLGSYDPQKQLIIEDPYYGNDEDFDTVYEQCRRCCTEFLVKPH
- the ACP1 gene encoding low molecular weight phosphotyrosine protein phosphatase isoform X1, which gives rise to MAAEVKSVLFVCLGNICRSPIAEAVFRRLVIDQNAENKWRIDSAATSTYEIGNPPDYRGQNCMRKHGITMNHIARQITKDDFLTFDYILCMDESNLRDLKRKSNQIQNCKARIELLGSYDPQKQLIIEDPYYGNDEDFDTVYEQCRRCCTEFLVKPH